A stretch of the Vagococcus xieshaowenii genome encodes the following:
- a CDS encoding dihydroorotase produces the protein MKTTLIINGKELNERNELIQTDIYIKNGNIQMKGQQLQMLHLDSDQIIDAKGALLTPGLVDVHVHFREPGFTHKETIKTGSLSAARGGYTTVCAMPNLDPVPDTVENWQAVERIIEKDAVVNVLQYATITKGLRSEELVDYKALKEAGVFAVTNDGVGVQTAGTMYLAMKEAAKVGLPIVAHTEDESLLFGGCMHHGKKSKELNLPGIISATESSQIARDLLLAEETGAHYHVCHVSTKESVRIIREAKQAGIHVTCEVCPHHLILSEEDIPCDDANYKMNPPLRALDDQAALIEGLLDGTIDCIATDHAPHTTEEKSVSMTEAPFGIVGSETAFSLMYTHFVKTGRFTLKQVVDWMTIKPADVFGLSCGTLNVGSPADIAIYQLDKEVEINPADFESKSINTPFIGEKVLAETLYTFVNGEIVWAKEG, from the coding sequence ATGAAGACAACGTTAATCATCAATGGAAAAGAGCTAAACGAACGTAACGAATTAATTCAAACAGATATTTACATTAAAAACGGCAACATCCAAATGAAAGGTCAACAATTACAAATGCTTCATTTGGATAGTGATCAAATTATCGATGCAAAAGGTGCGCTTTTAACTCCCGGATTAGTCGATGTTCATGTTCATTTTAGAGAGCCAGGATTCACTCACAAAGAAACGATAAAAACAGGCAGTTTATCCGCCGCAAGAGGTGGATATACAACCGTATGTGCTATGCCTAATTTAGATCCAGTACCAGATACAGTCGAAAATTGGCAAGCAGTGGAACGTATCATTGAAAAAGATGCAGTAGTCAATGTTTTGCAATATGCAACAATTACTAAAGGGTTAAGAAGTGAAGAGTTAGTTGATTATAAAGCACTTAAAGAAGCAGGCGTTTTTGCTGTAACTAATGACGGAGTTGGTGTGCAAACTGCAGGAACTATGTATCTCGCGATGAAAGAAGCAGCTAAAGTAGGATTACCTATTGTGGCACACACTGAAGATGAAAGCTTATTGTTTGGTGGCTGTATGCATCACGGTAAGAAGTCTAAAGAGTTAAATTTACCAGGAATTATTAGTGCAACAGAGTCATCACAAATTGCTCGTGACTTATTACTTGCTGAAGAAACAGGCGCTCACTACCATGTCTGTCATGTTTCAACCAAAGAAAGTGTACGAATTATTCGTGAAGCAAAACAAGCGGGCATTCACGTGACGTGTGAGGTTTGTCCTCATCATTTGATTTTATCAGAAGAAGATATTCCTTGTGATGATGCTAATTACAAAATGAATCCGCCGCTTAGAGCACTGGATGATCAAGCGGCTTTAATTGAAGGATTGTTAGATGGGACAATCGATTGTATAGCAACTGATCATGCACCACATACAACTGAAGAAAAATCAGTTTCAATGACCGAAGCACCATTTGGAATTGTCGGAAGTGAGACCGCCTTTTCATTAATGTATACGCATTTTGTGAAAACAGGACGCTTCACGTTAAAACAAGTGGTTGATTGGATGACGATTAAACCAGCCGATGTTTTTGGTTTGAGTTGCGGAACGTTAAATGTAGGTAGTCCGGCTGATATCGCTATTTATCAATTGGATAAAGAAGTTGAAATAAATCCAGCAGATTTTGAATCAAAATCAATCAATACACCATTTATCGGTGAAAAAGTTTTAGCAGAAACTCTGTATACTTTTGTAAACGGAGAAATCGTTTGGGCAAAGGAAGGTTAA